The Stratiformator vulcanicus genome has a segment encoding these proteins:
- a CDS encoding YMGG-like glycine zipper-containing protein, whose translation MFRSKSAAQSAWTSIPLIAVISAALTGCAGGPPQRPVAFYSEDPGPDKAVGGAAVGGAVGAVTGALVGRNNGGSGTGALIGAATGALAGGLLGNHADKREHRDAAVRQAQFEQHALTNFELIRMTQSGLSDEVIVNAVSTEGGRFDLSPNGLIMLKQNGVSDAVIAGVQRAAAGPIDPVTYVEPVVVEPPPVVFVRPRPRPGLHLHVGPGRPRGRCW comes from the coding sequence ATGTTTCGATCAAAATCCGCAGCGCAGTCCGCATGGACGTCGATTCCGCTCATCGCCGTCATCAGTGCCGCGCTAACCGGCTGCGCGGGCGGACCGCCGCAACGCCCCGTGGCGTTCTACAGTGAAGATCCCGGACCTGATAAAGCCGTCGGCGGTGCCGCGGTCGGCGGCGCTGTCGGTGCCGTCACGGGGGCATTGGTCGGTCGTAATAACGGCGGCTCGGGCACGGGAGCACTCATCGGCGCTGCGACCGGGGCTCTCGCGGGCGGATTGCTGGGCAATCACGCCGACAAGCGCGAGCATCGCGACGCCGCAGTCCGCCAAGCCCAATTTGAACAGCACGCCCTGACAAACTTCGAACTCATTCGCATGACGCAGAGCGGGCTCAGTGACGAAGTCATCGTCAATGCTGTTTCCACCGAGGGAGGACGTTTCGATCTTTCCCCGAACGGCCTGATCATGCTGAAGCAGAACGGCGTCAGCGATGCCGTGATCGCCGGCGTTCAGCGAGCCGCCGCCGGACCGATCGACCCGGTCACCTACGTCGAACCGGTCGTCGTTGAACCGCCGCCGGTCGTCTTCGTCCGACCGCGCCCGCGACCCGGGTTGCACCTGCACGTCGGCCCCGGCCGTCCGAGGGGACGCTGCTGGTGA